Proteins co-encoded in one Natrarchaeobius halalkaliphilus genomic window:
- a CDS encoding dihydrolipoamide acetyltransferase family protein, which translates to MVREFVLPDVGEGVAEGELVSWLVEEGDEVTEDQPVAAVETDKALVEVPAPVDGTVRDRRYDEGDVVPVGDVFVTFDVAGEETADSDDGTSDAALDDENDGPSSDANVVESDGPDAIDDDAAEIEPPRNRVFVPPRARRLARETGIDLSSLEGSGPGGRITPADVRAALDDGTAGVARESRSPETNPASGAESETDDPDSSPDGPVTDPSSVADAADRDRTLAAPATRRIARENGIEIDAVPADDERNGEPIVTPEAVVEYAETQRRAQEADVAALEADAATDVSESGEFVGGERREPFRGVRKRISEAMVESKDSAPHVTHFDEVDVTALVAARDRLKPRATERGIRLTYMPFITKAVVAALEEFPELNAVIDEDEEEIVYREYYNIGVATATDVGLMVPVLENAGEKGLLQLSSEMNELVEKARERSISPDELRGSTFTVTNVGGIGGEYATPILNYPESGILAIGEIKRKPRVVDRDGEESIEPRSVLTLSLSFDHRLVDGAVAARFTNTVMEYLENPELLLLE; encoded by the coding sequence ATGGTTCGTGAGTTCGTACTCCCGGACGTCGGCGAAGGGGTCGCAGAGGGCGAGCTGGTCTCGTGGCTCGTCGAGGAGGGTGACGAGGTAACCGAAGACCAACCCGTCGCGGCCGTCGAAACCGACAAAGCCCTGGTAGAGGTTCCCGCCCCGGTCGACGGCACCGTCCGTGACCGTCGCTACGACGAGGGCGACGTGGTCCCCGTCGGTGACGTGTTCGTGACGTTCGACGTCGCGGGCGAGGAGACGGCGGACTCCGACGACGGTACCTCAGACGCCGCTCTCGACGACGAGAACGACGGGCCGTCGAGCGACGCGAACGTGGTCGAATCGGACGGTCCCGACGCGATCGACGACGACGCAGCCGAGATCGAGCCGCCACGGAACCGCGTTTTCGTGCCCCCTCGAGCGAGACGGCTGGCTCGCGAAACCGGTATCGACCTCTCGAGCCTCGAGGGAAGCGGCCCCGGCGGTCGGATCACCCCGGCCGACGTGCGGGCCGCCCTCGATGACGGGACGGCCGGCGTCGCACGGGAGTCCAGGTCGCCGGAGACGAACCCGGCTTCCGGAGCCGAATCCGAAACCGACGACCCGGATTCCTCTCCCGACGGCCCGGTGACGGACCCCTCGAGCGTGGCCGACGCCGCAGACCGCGACCGGACGCTCGCGGCCCCCGCGACCCGGCGAATCGCCCGGGAGAACGGAATCGAGATCGACGCCGTTCCCGCCGACGACGAGCGAAACGGCGAGCCGATCGTCACGCCCGAGGCCGTCGTGGAGTACGCTGAAACCCAGCGTCGGGCTCAGGAAGCAGATGTGGCGGCGCTCGAGGCGGATGCGGCGACCGATGTGAGCGAATCGGGCGAGTTCGTCGGGGGCGAACGCCGCGAGCCGTTCCGGGGCGTCCGGAAACGGATCTCGGAGGCGATGGTCGAGTCGAAGGACAGCGCGCCCCACGTCACCCATTTCGACGAGGTCGACGTCACCGCGCTCGTCGCGGCTCGCGATCGGCTCAAACCACGGGCCACAGAGCGCGGGATTCGTCTCACCTACATGCCGTTCATCACGAAAGCCGTCGTCGCCGCGCTAGAGGAGTTCCCCGAGCTGAACGCCGTCATCGACGAGGACGAAGAGGAGATCGTCTACCGCGAGTACTACAACATCGGCGTCGCCACCGCGACCGACGTCGGCCTGATGGTCCCGGTCCTCGAGAACGCAGGCGAGAAGGGGCTATTACAGCTTTCCTCGGAGATGAACGAACTCGTCGAGAAGGCTCGAGAACGGTCGATCTCGCCCGACGAACTGCGGGGATCGACGTTCACCGTCACCAACGTCGGCGGTATCGGCGGCGAGTACGCCACGCCCATCTTGAACTACCCCGAATCGGGGATCCTCGCGATCGGTGAGATCAAGCGCAAACCCCGCGTCGTCGACCGCGACGGCGAGGAGTCGATCGAGCCGCGCTCCGTGCTGACGCTGTCGCTGTCGTTCGATCATCGACTGGTCGACGGCGCCGTCGCCGCCCGGTTTACCAACACCGTAATGGAGTATCTCGAGAACCCCGAACTCCTGTTGCTCGAGTGA